From Podospora bellae-mahoneyi strain CBS 112042 chromosome 5, whole genome shotgun sequence:
tcttcgtcTGGCTCGACCTCCCACTGTACTTTTTCCGCAAGGGCCAAACCGTAAATGGCGCCAGGATCCTCTTTTGGGAGCTCTTCAACTATTTTTCCCTTTTCATACTCTACCAACTACACAGTAAAGCGACGACGTTTGTCTTTCTCCTCCCGCTTCTCCTTATGCGCCTTGGCTTGATGGTTGGCAACTGGGGCCAGCACGCGTTTGTGGACCCTGACGAGCCTGACTCGGACTTTCGCTCGAGCATCACCCTCATTGACGTCGCTGTGAGTTGTCTCGTCGCTTGACGATGCATCATCGTGCTAACGTCCATCACTTCCACAGAGCAATAGGCACTGCTTCAACGACGGCTACCACACCTCGCACCATCTCAACCCGAGACGGCACTGGCGCGAGCACCCCATCGCTTTCTTGCAGCAAAAGAGGAAATatgtcgaggagaaggcgttgGTGTTTCACAATATCGATTACCTGATGATTACGGTGAAGCTTTTGCAAAAGGATTACGACCACCTCGCGAGGTGTTTGGTGCCCATTGGGCAAGAGCAGATTGAGCTTTCGATGAAGGACCGGGCGGACATGCTGAGGGgtttgacgaggaggttcacggaggaggagattagGGAGAAGTTTCCCAGGGCGGGTCAAAAACAGAAGGAGTTGTGAGCAGCGTCAAGGACATGATGCGGCTTGTGGTGTTTCAGCGGATAGCATATAGAGGATAGAACATCTCATGGGGAACACTTTTCTCCTGACCCGGCTATCGACCGGGAGCGCGATTCCGACGGATCTGTTGGGCTCACCTTCGGAAACGGGTACCTATGCTCTCCTCGCAACAAACATCATGCAGGCAGGGGTGGTGTCGTGCCGCACGCAGCGTTCAAGCTTTTGCAGCGCTCAACATTTTGTTTTCTTCATCTCTGCGCTCCTCCAGCTGGCTCTTTGACTTCTTCCACTCGAAGGGTCCATCGACCGGTCCAGATTGTGGCGCTTACTGAGCAACCGCCATGGGCCCCACCAAACCTGTGCTGTCGAGGTTACACTGGGGATCTAGCGCACGGGAGGCGCTTCGCCATGTGGTTAGTCATTTCCGCACATACGAGCAGAGCCCTATTTCTGGTCTACAACAGAACGACTACTGTATGGAGGGTGGGCCAGGCAGAACTGTAgttcaccaccatcatacCAGCCACAGGCCGTGTCTCGTATATCCCCAGCTCACCGTACCTTGAGGCTACAGATATCTGTCAGCACTATTTGCAAAAAGGTATCATCGTGATGGATAGTGGAATGTATGCTTTCGGGGGACTGGAATGGGGGTCGGAAGAGGACTGAGTCAGCGTCAAGTTGAGGATATGGCTATTTCCTCAGGTTGAGATGAGTATAAAGAGCCGTAGCATCGACCTTCTGTCTCGTCGAAGTCCATCATCAGTCAGGCCAGCAGCCCTCAAGACGATCAACATGGCTCCCACGTCCCTCGCCATCACGGCGAtatccctcttcctctcccttgcctccgccacccccgtCACACTCGAAGCGAGagacctcctcaaccccatcggcgccaccgccaccgccgaccAAGAGAAATGGTCCCCCGCCCTCGACTACGACACCGACAGCTGCTACAACACTgtcgccatctcccccacaGGGCAGCTCAACGCCGGTCAAGACCCGGGCAAAGGCCAAAACGAAATCCTGAGCTTCTGCCGCAAGGAAGACCGCCTCACCAAGCGCAACGTCTACGTCCGGTCCAAGTGCAACAACGGCTGGTGCGCGCACATGTACGACTACTACTTTGAGTCTGACTTTGGCATCGGCGGCCACCGCCACGACTGGGAGCATATCGCCGTTTGGGTCCAGAACGGGGAGCTCAAGTTTGTGAGCGCGAGCGAGCACGGCAAGTGGAATATCAGGTTTCCTGGGCAGAACCCCCAGATTAGATTTGAGGGGGGGACGCACGCCAAGATTGTGTACCACAAGGACGGGGCGGGAACGCACGCGTTTCGGTATGCGACCGGGGGGGATGAGCCGCCGGAGAATCACTGGCAgagttggaggtggggggtgggcgCTGGGTTGTTGAATTGGGATTGGATTGCTGGGAATTTGAGGACGACGCTGTCGCAGAAGGATTGGGGTTCGGCCGAGATGGCTGTGAGAGACAAGGACGGGAATGCGTGGAACTTCGGGTGGTACTTGGATAGCTCTAGGTACTACTGTGTGACTGAGCTTGAGTGCCCGGGTAACTTGGCTGGCGCGTTCAACCCTTGGGCTTGAGAGGCACGCGTAGCTGTTGTTACAGATGTTGTCGAGTGATTGAGACTAGTGTTGATAGACTGTTAGCGGAGCAGTGGAATAGAAAGGAGGCTTTGGTGTTCtgagctgctgttgctgccagtGACTTCGACATGTGAATCCCTCCATACGATGAGACCGAGAGCCGGCTAAATCGAAGTCGGGATGTTGCGTCGAATCAAGCTTTATTGACACTGGATCTACTTTTGATCTCCACGATCTGCATGCTCCCACGTGTTGAGCTTCCCCTCAGTGGGGGATCAACAGGCTAATATTCGGCCATGGGGGAATTATGACCGAGCATCACGTTATCATCAAGATGGACACCTGCTGTGACAACCGCTTGGCCGGCAACGACTCTCCTGCACTACAGAATAGACCACAGCCATGACAACACAACCCAAGAGACGCTATGCCCTCGTCGGCACCGGCGGCCGCTCCTACTTCTTCTACTCGGCCATCGCAACAACCTACTCATCCACCTCGTGCATCGTCGGCTTCTGCGACACAAACCAGACCCGCCTCAACTACGCCCTCTCCCGgctcacctccctcggccaCCCCCCGGTCCCTCTCTACCTTGCCTCCGACTACGACAGACTCATCACCGAAACCAAACCAGACGAAGTCATCGTCACAACCGTCGACCGCACCCACCACATCTACATCATCCGCGCGCTCCAACTAGGCTGCAATGTCGTCTCGGAGAAACCAATGACCATCGACGCCCCTCGGTGTCAAGCCATCTTCGACGCTGTCAACGAGACCAAAAGAAACGTCAGAGTCACCTTCAACTACCGCTACGCAccccacaacaccaaaatCTACGAGCTCTTACACTCCGGCGCCATCGGCAAGGTGACCTCAGTCCACTTCGAATGGCTGTTGAACACCTCCCACGGGGCAGACTATTTCCGCCGCTGGCACCGCGACAAGCGCAACAGCGGAGGGCTGCTGGTCCACAAATCCACTCACCACTTCGACCTCGTCAACTTCTGGCTCAAGACGAGACCTCTCTCCGTTTACGCGCAGGCAGACCTCAAGTTTTACGGCAGAGAAAACGCCGAGCTGAGGGGCGTGACCAAGTTTTATGATCGAGTCAGGGGCAACGAGGAGGGAAACGCAAAAGATGACCCGTTTGCGCTGGACTGCAGCAAGGTCGAGACGCTGAAGAGTTTGTATCTTGATGCGGAGCACGAGGATGGTTATTTTCGGGATCGGTCCGTTTTTGGAGACGGCATCAGCATAGAGGATACGATGAATCTGCTGGTTAGGTACAAGAATGGGGCGGTCATGACGTATTCTCTGACGGCATACGCGCCGTGGGAGGGGCTGAGGGTGAATTTCAATGGGACCAAGGGACGGATagagatggaggtggtggagaataGTTATGTCAATTCGGGAGGGGATCAGTCATTGGAGGGGTGTTTGGAACGGAGCACCATCTTGCTGAGGCCGTTGTTTGAGCCgcctggggaggtggagattgGGGAGGCAAAAGGGGCgcatgggggaggggataaTGTCTTGCTGCAGGATTTGTTTGGGGAGCCGGTGTCGGATGAGTACATGAGGGCTGCCAGCCACGTGGATGGAGCGGCGAGCATCTTGACGGGGATTGCGGCGAATAGGTCTATTGCTACGGGGCaggtggtgtttgtggaTGATATTCTGAAGGTGCCTGATAACTAGAGGAGATACAATCCCAGCATAGCTGCCATCATGACCAATCCGAAGCTGTTCAATCCAACACGTTCACCGTTatttgtggttgtggtagcACCGGCGGCGGTTCCAGTTCTGCTGGATGTCGGGGCACCGGTGATGGAAGAGCTTCCGTGGGCAGAAATGGGCATGGTGCTGAGGTCAGGCtcagttgtggtggttgtcagGGTGGCAGAGCCATCATGAGCTGTGATCAGCATGGTGTTGAGATCGGGGTCTGTGTATGTCGACATGTAGGCGGTGTCGGTCTCCCAGCATGCCCACCCAACCATGGCGAGCGAGGCACATCGTTGGGTTGATGCGCAACAGTCGGTATCTAGGCACCTCGTATGTTAACACCGGGAACTATATTGTATTAGGACTTCAACACTCACCGCACGGTGTGTCGCCCGCATCAGCGCAGACGACACGCGGGAGAAGCCTCCCGTGGCCGATCTGCGCGTCGCCCGGTTGAGCCGAGACTGTCGACGTCATGGTCAACATGGCCGTGACGGCCAACTGAAGGCTGGAAGAGATCATGATGCCGACAGCAAAATGTTTGGTCTAGACTCTCATTGCCAATGTtccttccctcttccccggGGTTGACAGCCATTTTAACAACCACAGGCCTGGCCAAAGTGTTGTTGACCAGCTGTCGTGGCTGTGGGTTCTTCCCTCAGCCGCAAGCCTCCAttcccaaaccaccccctctaTATGGATAGTTCCCAATTCCAGCCACCGCAAGCGTTGTCACTCACAACGCTGTCCATCGGCCATTCGACCACATCGCCAAGCGGCTGCGAGATCTCCGCACAGGGGTCTAGAATTCACCGACGGCTTCCTCGCCGCATTTCGGAACGATCCTGCTCGAGAACATGTTCCTCTTGCAGCATTCCCATTGGTACTGCCGAGAAGGAATCTCACGTCAATCGGCCAATGCGGCAACCTAAATGTCACCCTTCGGGAACTCCCGCACATCTCTCTGTGCCCCCCGCAAAGCTTGTGTACAAAAAGGTCCCAGACAGCCGCCTCCGAACGTCTTTGTGTCCCCCCGACGTGCACTTCCCAGAGATCTTAACCTTGTATCAGCCGCAGCCCACTCATCACCACTACAACCATggtcctcctctccaacctcctgaccctcctcgtctccctAATCCACATatacatcctcctcctcgaaaCAACCCTCTGGACACATCCCGCCTACGGCCGCAAGATATTCCGGATGACAGAGGAATTCGCACAGCAGACAAGATTGTTGGCGGTGAATCAGGGGGTCTATAACGGGTTTTTGGCATTGGGCCTGCTCTGGGGGATATGGCATCCTGTGCCGATGGTCGGGCAGCAGGTCAAGTTGTTTTTCCTCGGTTGTGTCtcttttgctggtggggTTGGCGCGTTGActgtggggaggagggtttttTGGGTGCAGAGTGTGCCTGCGATGGTGGCGGGGATTGCGGTTGTGGCTTGGGGgtaggagggtggtggtggtcacgGTGGTTGGAAGTTTAGGGAACAGATTGGGCACATGTTCGCGATTGGAGGCTTGAAAAAATTCTGGTAACTTTGTTCTTGGTGTCTGAA
This genomic window contains:
- a CDS encoding hypothetical protein (EggNog:ENOG503P433; COG:S), whose protein sequence is MSIKSRSIDLLSRRSPSSVRPAALKTINMAPTSLAITAISLFLSLASATPVTLEARDLLNPIGATATADQEKWSPALDYDTDSCYNTVAISPTGQLNAGQDPGKGQNEILSFCRKEDRLTKRNVYVRSKCNNGWCAHMYDYYFESDFGIGGHRHDWEHIAVWVQNGELKFVSASEHGKWNIRFPGQNPQIRFEGGTHAKIVYHKDGAGTHAFRYATGGDEPPENHWQSWRWGVGAGLLNWDWIAGNLRTTLSQKDWGSAEMAVRDKDGNAWNFGWYLDSSRYYCVTELECPGNLAGAFNPWA
- a CDS encoding hypothetical protein (EggNog:ENOG503NZK5; CAZy:GH109; COG:S), with translation MTTQPKRRYALVGTGGRSYFFYSAIATTYSSTSCIVGFCDTNQTRLNYALSRLTSLGHPPVPLYLASDYDRLITETKPDEVIVTTVDRTHHIYIIRALQLGCNVVSEKPMTIDAPRCQAIFDAVNETKRNVRVTFNYRYAPHNTKIYELLHSGAIGKVTSVHFEWLLNTSHGADYFRRWHRDKRNSGGLLVHKSTHHFDLVNFWLKTRPLSVYAQADLKFYGRENAELRGVTKFYDRVRGNEEGNAKDDPFALDCSKVETLKSLYLDAEHEDGYFRDRSVFGDGISIEDTMNLLVRYKNGAVMTYSLTAYAPWEGLRVNFNGTKGRIEMEVVENSYVNSGGDQSLEGCLERSTILLRPLFEPPGEVEIGEAKGAHGGGDNVLLQDLFGEPVSDEYMRAASHVDGAASILTGIAANRSIATGQVVFVDDILKVPDN
- a CDS encoding hypothetical protein (EggNog:ENOG503P598; COG:S), whose amino-acid sequence is MVLLSNLLTLLVSLIHIYILLLETTLWTHPAYGRKIFRMTEEFAQQTRLLAVNQGVYNGFLALGLLWGIWHPVPMVGQQVKLFFLGCVSFAGGVGALTVGRRVFWVQSVPAMVAGIAVVAWG